A genome region from Crossiella equi includes the following:
- a CDS encoding TetR/AcrR family transcriptional regulator: MDDETAVTQVLAAAEHLFYERGVQSVGMDAIRSESGVALKRLYRLFPSKDDLVAAWLRRRDDLQRGAIKARVAREETPQARLLAVFDGLAEWFTLPEFRGCAFVNCFGELGAVNPAVAEAARAHKAAFRADVAALVAEAGLPEALAGQLSLLVEGAISTAAISGTADPAVQAREAARVLVAANR, encoded by the coding sequence ATGGACGACGAGACAGCGGTCACACAGGTGCTGGCGGCGGCCGAGCACCTGTTCTACGAGCGCGGGGTGCAGTCGGTGGGCATGGACGCGATCCGTTCTGAGTCCGGGGTGGCGCTCAAGCGCCTGTACCGCCTGTTCCCGTCCAAGGACGACCTGGTGGCGGCCTGGCTGCGGCGCCGGGACGACCTCCAGCGCGGCGCGATCAAGGCCAGGGTGGCGCGCGAGGAGACCCCGCAGGCGCGGCTGCTGGCGGTCTTCGACGGCCTGGCGGAGTGGTTCACGCTGCCGGAGTTCCGGGGCTGCGCGTTCGTCAACTGCTTCGGCGAGCTGGGCGCGGTGAACCCGGCGGTGGCCGAGGCGGCCCGCGCCCACAAGGCGGCCTTCCGGGCCGACGTGGCGGCGCTGGTGGCCGAGGCGGGCCTGCCGGAGGCACTGGCCGGTCAGCTGTCCCTGCTGGTGGAGGGCGCGATCAGCACCGCGGCGATCTCGGGCACCGCGGACCCGGCGGTTCAGGCGCGCGAGGCGGCCCGCGTGCTGGTGGCGGCGAACAGGTAG
- a CDS encoding alpha/beta hydrolase yields MSEFTTPVLEPAAQAFAQATANPPYLFDLGPVEGRKAVDEVQGGEIAKPEVDEEWVTVTGGPTGEVRARVVRPAGATGVLPVVLYIHGAGWVFGNAHTHDRLVRELATGTGAAVVFPEYDLSPEARYPIALEQAYTVARWVVTDGAAKDLDGTRLAVAGDSVGGNLTAALTLLAKQRGDLPIRHQVLFYPVTDANFDTPSYRQFAEGYFLRRDAMRWFWDQYTTDPAQRAEITASPLRATTEQLTGLPPALVVTGEADVLRDEGEAYANNLRAAGVPVTAVRFQGAIHDFVMLNALRETHAAEAAIGLAVGALRTALAA; encoded by the coding sequence ATGAGCGAGTTCACCACCCCCGTGCTCGAACCGGCCGCCCAGGCGTTCGCCCAGGCCACCGCCAACCCGCCCTACCTGTTCGACCTCGGCCCGGTGGAGGGCCGCAAGGCCGTCGACGAGGTCCAGGGCGGCGAGATCGCCAAGCCCGAGGTGGACGAGGAGTGGGTCACCGTCACCGGCGGCCCGACCGGCGAGGTCCGCGCCCGCGTCGTCCGTCCGGCCGGTGCCACCGGTGTGCTGCCCGTGGTGCTCTACATCCACGGCGCGGGCTGGGTCTTCGGCAACGCCCACACCCACGACCGCCTGGTCCGCGAGCTGGCCACCGGCACCGGCGCGGCCGTGGTCTTCCCCGAGTACGACCTGTCCCCGGAGGCCCGTTACCCCATCGCCCTGGAGCAGGCCTACACCGTGGCCCGCTGGGTGGTCACCGACGGCGCGGCCAAGGACCTGGACGGCACCCGCCTGGCGGTGGCCGGTGACTCGGTCGGCGGCAACCTCACCGCGGCCCTGACCCTGCTGGCCAAGCAGCGCGGCGACCTGCCCATCCGGCACCAGGTGCTCTTCTACCCGGTCACCGACGCGAACTTCGACACCCCGTCCTACCGGCAGTTCGCCGAGGGCTACTTCCTGCGTCGCGACGCCATGCGGTGGTTCTGGGACCAGTACACGACCGACCCCGCCCAGCGCGCCGAGATCACCGCCTCCCCGCTGCGCGCCACCACCGAGCAGCTCACCGGCCTGCCCCCGGCCCTGGTCGTCACCGGCGAGGCCGACGTGCTGCGCGACGAGGGCGAGGCCTACGCCAACAACCTGCGCGCGGCCGGGGTCCCGGTCACCGCGGTCCGCTTCCAGGGCGCCATCCACGACTTCGTGATGCTC